ttctgcatctattgagatgatcatatggtttttatccttcaatttgttgatatgatgtatcacgttgattgatttgcgtatattgaagaatccttgcatcccagggataaaccccacttgatcatggtgtatgatttttttaatgtgctgttgcagtctgttagctagtattttgttgaggatttttgcatctatattcatcagtgatattggtctgtagttttctttttttgtgacatcgttgcctggttttggtatcagggtgatggtagcctcgtagaatgagtttgggagtgctccaccttctgcaatattttggaagagtttgagaaggataggtgttaactcttctcgaaatgtttgatagaattcgcctgtgaatccatctggtcctgggcttttgtgtgttgggagatttttaatcactgcctcaatttctgtacttgtgattggtctgttcatggtttctatttcttcctggttcagtcttggaagattgtatttttctaagaatgtatccatttcttccaggttatccaattgattggcatatagttgcttgtagtagtctctcatgatgttttgtatttctgaggtgtccgttgtgacttctcctttttcatttgtaattctgttgatttgcatcttctccctttttttcttgatgagtctggctaatggtttatcaattttgttaatcttctcaaagaaccagcttttagtttcatttatttttcttatggtttctttccattctttttcatttatttctgctctgatctttatgatttctttccttctgctcactttggggtttctttgttcttctttctctagttgtttgaggtgtaaggttaggttgtttattcgatcattttcttgtttcttaaggtaggactgtattgctataaacttccctcttagaactgcttttgctgcgtcccataggttttgggttgttgtgttttcgttgtcatttgtttctagatattttttgatttcctctttgatttctgtagtgattccttggttgtttaagagtgaattgtttagcctccatgtgtttgtattttttgcagtttttttcctgtaattgatatctagtctcatggcgttgtggtctgagaagatgcttgatatgatttcaattttcttgaatttgctgaggtttgatttgtgacccaagatgtgctctatcctggaaaatgttccgtgtgcactggagaagaaagtgtagtctgtcgtttttggatggaatgtcctataaatatcaatgaagtcgagatggtctaatgtgtcatttaaagcttgtgtgtctttatttattttctgtttggatgatctgtccattgatgtaagtggggtgtttaagtctcccactataattgtgttactgtcgatgtccccttttatagctgttagcatttgccttatgtattgaggtgctcctatgttgggggcatagatatttaccattgtgatatgttcttcttggatggatcccttgatcattatgtagtgcccttccttgtctcttttaatagtctttactttcaagtctaatttgtctgatatgagtattgctactccagctttcttttgacttccatttgcatggaatatctttttccatccctttactttcagtctatatgtatcccttggtctgaagtgggtttcttgtaggcagcatatagaaggctcttgtttttgtatccattcagccagtctgtgtcttttggttggagcatttaatccatttacatttaaagtgattattgacatgtgtgttccaatgaccattttcttaattgttttgggtttgtatttgtaggtgttttccttttcttgtgtgtcctacttagagaagttcctttagcacttgttgtaaggctggtttggtggtgctgaattctcttaacttttgcttgtctggaaagcttttgatttctccctcaaatctgaatgagattcttgctgggtagagtattcttggctgtaggtttctctctttcaggactttcagtatatcctgccattcccttctggcctgcagagtttctgtagaaaggtcagctgttatcctgatgggttttcccttatatgttgtttgttgcttttctcttgctgcttttaatattttttctttgtgtttaattgtcgttagtttgattaatatgtgtcttggtgtatttctccttgggtttattctgtatgggactctctgtgcttcttggacttggtgaattatttcctttcccatgttggggaagttttccactagaacctcttcaaatattttctcagaccctttcttgttttcttcttcttctgggatgcctataattcgaatgttggtacgtttaaggttatcactgaggtctctgaggctgtcttctagtctttttattttttttttctttttcctgctctgtggagtttatttctcccattctatcttccaactcacttattcgttcttctgcctcagtcattctgctggttatagcatctagagtatttttaatgtcagttattttgttatccattgctgtttgtttttctgagttcttatgaactgtttcttgtactttctctattttgttatcgagattttgtatcatttttactatcattactctaaattctttttcaggcatttttcctatttcctcctcatttatttggtcttgtgggtttttttcctgctcctttgcctgcatggtgtttctttgtttcctcatggttgtccaagcttttggggttgcttgtcctggtgatagaggtgtttatagaagactgtccaagcctcagactaatgtccagctattggattaaacgaatattcagtctaggaaacacatacatgtataagacacacaattattgaatccgttaggacataaggctctagaaagacctgacagaaccccagtgtgctatcagctattcaaagagaaacccagcagaaattgacaactgaaacagaacaaatcagagacaaaagcaaaagcaaacaaacaacaaataacaccctacacttacaaacatcaatccagggagattttgtaagctaggatcaaatatagaaatgagctggagtaccaccagagagaatggagattctcagaatgtaattagacaactgtactaagaactaagataaagacaaaagcctaatattaacaccaaggcagtgcatcatctggagaatagagcaaggagtctgagcagaccgatagtgttgcttataagtatgttaagataaaataaacttaaaatggctggaagaaaggggaacagaagagcgtaatgtggttggaaatatgcaaagaaaaagaaaggaatagaagtgtataaaagatagggatgaaaggaaagtatgagagatatttttccgtactaccaaaaacttagctagatatagaagtatataaaaaggcaaaaaattaaaaaataaataaaaataaaaaatatccttaaaaaattatgttataaaacttgtagatcccttagggctaagatcgtatttaataaatcaaaaaaaaaaaaaaaaaagagagagagaaagaaaaaaaaaaatcagaactgatcccagaatggaccagttcaataggtattgatactactatttctgtttccttagcgtctcagctgtaagtgtccttctccttgccttgggtttttttttttgcgttattctgtgaccagcagaggttcctttattgttcgtctgtaagcctcagtgtgtggggagggagagggtacaatagtggctccttctcctgggagtgagtgagcagtggcgcactgttgtttcagtcaggcttggaggtgcctgttgcagagggtgctggtggctcaggcgtacacagaaagtcttagagttgggcctctctcggggttttttctttttgatgctggttttttttttctctcggcagcctccccctccctgctgctgtcgttgcaaggagttttaatctagccccgcccgagcgcctgagggtgcttgttatccctgagcgccttaggtggcccgcagggcgtctctccactgcctgttgcagaggcgccaaaagagagggagaggctacgcgggcggctcctccccccccccccccccccgcccgggagcctgcagcctccagccgccatcatggctgggcggctctcagggacgggcactcctctccgcggacctcctccctcctgtcctctcggtccgtcaccctaccggcaacaatgtttctcaccctgaaccagctctccggttcccacgctcccgctcccggaccctccgttcagccgcggatcgatgtctcggtccgggaacgctgagctgcgctgcggacccgccgtatgtttctcactccctcctgtctgccacagctccgccgcttcaccctctttgagcccttgtagatgcctccctaccggctatgtcgggctccctgcagccctttctggtgtccgaggccgtctgctggtgttcagctggttctctgtgggaatgactgcgtccttccgtgcattcccaatgcatctgtggagagggatgcactccacgtctctctacttcaccgccatcttttttgaTCTCTCCCAAGATTTTAATTTCCTCCTTCCCAAATGTGTCCTCACACTTTTAGTCACCTTCCTATGCCCTAGAGAACAAGGGAGTTCTCTGCTGCTCTGCTTATCCACAGCAAACCATATCAAGTACATCACcgtccctttcctcctcctcctcccccatcacacCTCCTGAAGCCGTCCAGGTATGGGGATCAGACAGGGTACCAGGAGCAGCAGAAGCATCTGCATCTGCAGCCCCGGGACTCACCTTTCATCTGGGCCTGGAATGAGATGAGTCTCTGCTCTCCATTTCTCCCCTCCTTTGATTTAAGAGAATGTGGAGTGTTTACAGAATGGAAGGGAGCTCTCATCTGCCCCCTGGTTGAATTCTTTGGCCATTGCGCTCAAGATGCATTAGTTTTCTCGACTTTACtatggaatcataaaatgtgAGAAGAGGCCCCAGAGAAATCTAGCCCCAATGTCTCATTTTCttgaagaaaaatttgaaatctAGGCAGATGAGTAAAGAGACACAGGGTTTAATCAGATGTACAGATGTGTCGTGAGCAAAGAGAGAGGCACGCAGACGTGGACGTCAGATGATGGGTGGCCCAGCTGCCGGTTTTCAGCTTCTCTGATTTTCACTCAGCATCACCAGAACTGGATCTTGAGCAGTACTTCCTGGCCTCTTGATTAAAGGGGTGGATGCATGTGATGTTGTTGATGACTATATGTGGTGATGTAATAAGTTATTGCATAGTTGGGATATCTATgtgttcttcaaaattaaaatggaacACTGTCATATTCTGAATCGGGCATCTCACAGCTAGCGGGTGCCAATTCCCTCTTGCCCTGATGAACTTTGCTCCCTCGTGAATCTATTTATTCAGTCATCATAAATATTTCAATCTAGTCAAGGACATAAGATGCATATTGGCTTTTAGAAAGCTATTCTAGTAGATTGCAGAAATCCCTTTTGTTTCAACCAAGCTGAGatacttgatatttttttattaatattaaaaacatagGGCAAACTCTAGTAATTTTACTATATCTTCCACAgtgctgtttctagattttgacACGAATCCTATTTGTGCCACTTAAATGGTTTATAGACAGATTTATATCAGGCAAAATGCTTCAGTGCATTGTGAATAATGCGTGTCCCAGGCAACTCATGTGTTTTCAAATCGGCACAAATTTTGAGCAGTTCTAATTTTCCCTACTTGATAAGAAAACTGTGAGACTGCATTCGCATGCCTGTGAGGGCAGTTTCTTCTCCTAAGGGCAAGGATTCCAGGGAGTGGGGCTACCTCATGCCTGGGCCTCCCCTTTAACTTGTTTCTAAGTCAAAAactcagactttaaaaaaaaaaaaaactaagaaaaaaaattcttatctaCTGAAGAGAACAGAATGGGTGATTAAGGCGATCCTGggaaattaccacaaactgaatGTCTGGTGAGAGTAACCACTTTTCCACTCTTGGCATAACTGTCAATGGCTTTTGCAGGTTTAGGCCCAACTTCTGTCTACACAGGAGATAATGACAGCCATTAACCCACTTCCTCCTGTGGTGTAAGAGGGGAGGAAGCTCTAGAGGAGGCTCTTGGATCTGGGAAACAGAGGTTTATGAACAGAGGGGAGGTAAGGCTTCAGCTCTGTGTCTCTGCTGCTGGCACAGAGATACACGGCTGAGTCCCCCAGGCCTGCTGAGCGGATATCAAGAGAACAGAAAGAGGTGGTCGGCCGGCTGGAGTGGAAGTTATCAGAGGTGtctttttcattgttgagttCTTTATCGTAGTAGTAAAGCAGCAGTTTTGGCGCTTGGCTCAGCTTCTGTTGGTACCAGTACATGACATCATGATTCAGATTCTGAGAACAACTCAGGGTCACTGGTTTTCCCACCCTGGTAACCAGGTATCTTGGCTTCTGGATGACCATGGCACCCATGTGacctgcagaggaggaggaagatttaGGGACAGAGTGAAGAAGGAGAGTCATGTTGCTGCCGTAAATGAGAGGCACAGAACTGGGGACAAGCTTTAGTCAGGTGTCCTTTCTGACCAGGATTCACCTGCTCCAAGGAGACAAAGGGCCACACAGTGGAGAAGGCTGGGACCCATGGCAGGGCCAGGACAGAATGAGGCATCTGTCTGTTTCAGACTCCGATCTCTAGGTTGTGAGGTGGGAGTTCCGAGAGTCCCTGGTCCCTCATAGGCAGATCTGCCTGTGATGTCAGTTTCACCAGGGCAAGGGCACTCCTTGCTGTGATACTGTGCACAGCTTCCTGCTTGGCAGGGGCAACTGGCCTTGGCTGGATCAGGTATAAAGCAGAAGTGATGTTCCCTTATTTGTCTCTGTTCCTATATATGCTCCATTTCATCCTGGCCTCTCCATCTCACTCATTTCTTTTATCCTATAAGATAGTTCAAGTTTCCTCAACATATGGATAATTTTGCTGAAGTCTCACTTATAAAACCTGTCGAGATATTGTCTGTGTTTTGCTATCTGCATCACAGATGGATGACTGATGTTTGCAAACCATCCTCACCTTCATGCAGAATCAAGTCCTGGAATCCCTCTCTTTGTGTCCACTTTTCAGAGGGTATCAAATAACTTTTCTACACCGTTTATCCATCAGTGATACCAGAATGCCTCCTTGTGGCCAGTAGAAATGCGCCTAGAAGCAGCCTTTGTACACTGGCCTGAGGATATCTGTGCAAAGGGTGAGCTGTATTAGGGCTTAGAGGTGTATCTAGCTCCTTGTTCTGCTCCAACTGGACCCGGAGCCCTCGGTTCACCACGCTAGTGCACCAGCAAGCCTCACCAAGATGCCAGAGCCCCACTGCAGCAACTGGACTCGACCTCACAAACCTTCAGGGTTGGCTGACACACATCTGTATTTAGCGCTAATCCAtgctttttacattaaaaaaaaccacaccctgtagaaaaggaaaatcaacttTATGATAACTGACCTGGTTATTCCACTCAAAAAGGGGGGTTTTAAAGTATTTGGAAATGGATTTGTGCTGGACAAATGTTTAAACTTATTCCCCCCATTATCAGGAAGCAACCTCTACAAACCAGGAGtgaaggcattttttttctggtatttgaagtaatttttatttttatttattttttatttttttaatttattttttaatctttatttgagtataattgttttacagtattgtgccagtttctgctgtacaacaaaatgtatcagctacatgtacacatatatccccatatcccctccctcttgagcctccctcccaccctccatatcccaccccttaaggtcatcacaaagcatcaagatgatctccctgtgctctgtagcagcttcccattagccacctattttacatttggtagtgtgtatatgtcgatgctactttctcactatgtcccagcttcccctccccccagtgtcctcaagtgtGTTCtttacgtctgcatctctattcctaccctgccactttgatatactatttttatttccatcgGGGACACTTGTTTATCTTGTAATAAGAAAGCATATAAAGATGTGGCCATAGTCAGCATCACAATTCCTTTTAGATCAGAGCAGCAAGGTAGGCAAGAGCCCGTTGtgcttgggagtttgggattagcagatgcaaactcttgTATATAGAATGGTTGACTAACAAGaccctactatatagcacagggaactatattcaataaaccataatggaaaagaatatacataaaagaatgtctatatgtgtacaactaaatcactttgctgtgccgtagaaattcacacaacattgtaaatcagctacactttgacaaaataaatttttaaaaaatagatttgcaTAGATTGAGTTCTGTGTAAGGAGCCCCAGAAATCCCCCAAATCACAGACAGCCCTACCCAATCTTTCTTGAAATACTCGTGTATTTCAAGGGTTAATCCTggttttcctttccccttccttggGGAGGAAGCACAGGGAGACTCCTGTTTAGGGCTGTCCTgagtggagaggagggaggaggatgtGGTTCTGCACAGCAAGCACGTGGCTCTGAAGCACTGTGTCTCGGCTGCTGGCACAGAAATAAACTCCTGAATCGTCCAGCTCTGCCAGGTGGATCCTCAGAGTGGACGACGTCCCTTCAGTCCTTTTCGCTGAGAATCGGTCTTTGGGCATCCCTGAGTCATCCTGCACAGACTCTTTTAGGAAGTATATCAGAAACTTCATTTCTTTCCCCACAGCACGTTGGTACCAGAAAAGATAATCATGTCCAGAAATTGGGTCACAGCTCAGATTCATGGCCTGTGTCTTCATTATGACCCTGTGGCTGGGGGACTGGGTGACTCCAGCTGAGATGTGTCCTGTGGGAAAAGACAAGAACAGCCATGACAAGAATGAACAGGAAAAGGGCCAAGTGGAGATTTTCTCAGGACTCACTTGCTCCCAGGAGACAAAGCAACACTAAGCTGAGAAGCCTGGAAACCATGGCAGGACCCAGATGAAAATGGTCCCTTTCCCAGATGAGGGAACTTGTATGTATGAGCAGAAATGAAAGCAGATCCATATCCCGGTGGCCCTATAAAGTGTGGGCCGGCAGTGACATCACCCTGTTGGCAGACGTTCACAGGCTCAGGAGCTCCCTCTAGAGAAATAGGAGCGTAAGAGCACATTTTCTCCCAAGAAGGTTGCACCTTGAAGGGTGATGAGGAAGACCTGACACCAATAAAAATTGGCCTGTTTGTGCATTTACTAGGTATTGACCTCCTATGTGTTCAGTCTTTGCCTCCATGATTACCTTGCTTTCTCGACTTCCTTCtttgtcaaatctccctctgcctccctcttatacaCGTGATCTCATTAGGGCCCATCTAGCTAATCCCAGATAATCGCCCCTTCTCAAAatcttaatcacatctgtaaagtccATTGTTGCCATCTAGGACAACATCCACAGGTTCCAAGGATGAAGACACGGGTATCTTTGGGGGTGGGAGTCATTATTCAGCCTGGCACACAATCCAAAACGTTTTGCTGATCAGTTTGGAAATTTTTGTGGGTATCATTTTCCTGTAAAACTAGTGAATCAACTTGGATTCTTTGTGTATAGATCTGTAACTGGCATTCTCTTCAGTATTAAGCTTCAGTGCTCGTCAGCTCGCAGACGCTAGAGGTGGAGGAATCAGGGTGGCCCGAGCATGCGTGGGGGCTGTGTGCAAAGGAGACGGAAGGGGAGCGTCTGGGAAGCATCAGGGCAGCTTCAGGGGTGGACTTCCGCCCTGCAGGCTTCTGCTCAGCCTACCTCGCCCTGCCTGACGTGTAGTAGGCAGTAGAGCAGAGGCCAAGAGGAAGCCGCTGAGTCTGGATCCGAGTGCCCTGAGCCGGGGGAGCAAGTACAATTAACAGCAACAACACGAGTTGGTTCAGTGGGGACTCCAGAGACCCAGCGCTGGAGTATTTCATTCCCATGCGCTGTAATGATAGTACGGTTCTTCTATACCCTTCACCCAACTTCCCCTATGGTTAACATCAGGCATAGCCATGATACTTTCGTCAAAACCAAGAGTTTAACTTTGGTGCAACTCAACTACGGGCTAAGCTCAGATTTCCCTAGTTTTTCTAGTGTTCTGTTCCACGATCTAATCCAAGACACCACATAGATTTTAGATGATATATTTTCTTAGACTCCTCCAACCCATGAGAGCTCCTcagtcttttcttatttttaatgatgtTCACACTTTTGAAGATCACCAGTCaagtatttggtagaattcctttCAAATTGGGTTGATTTGATGCTTGCTTAATCACTTGAAACCCCAGTGGGTAACATTTACCCTGAGCCATGGACTGTCACCCTCTGTGAGAAATTTGTGAGAAATGCCAGGAACCAGGCCCCTACTGCCTTCCCACCACACATTTCCTAATGGGATGGTTCGTAACCTTGCGCTATTGCCTTCCCTAGGGATGGTAAAACACCAGACCCCTGTGCTGCCAGGGGAGGAACCTAAGAAGAGTGCTGAGGATGGCTGGGGGCTGGAGCCGGAAGGGGAAGCAGAGGTTTTCTGCACAGGGTGGGGTGACTCTGAAGCGCTGTGTCTTTGCTGCTGGCACAGAGGTACGTGGCTGAGTCCCCGGGTTCTGTGGGCTGGATCTTCAGAGTGCAGAATGACGCGTTAGGCATCGTAGCTGAGAATCGGGCCTTGGGCATCCCTGACTGGTCTACAGGAGCTTCGTAGCTGAAGGAAATCAGAAACTCCAGTCCCCGCACCGAGGTCTGTCTGTACCAATAAAGGGCAGCGTGGCCTGACATCGGCTCACAACTCAGCGTTACTGCTTGTCCCATTTTTGTCACCGCATGCCTGGGTGTCTGGATGACTCCAGGATCTTTGGACTCTGTGGAAAGGGACAGGGTTTAGGGACAGAATAAAAAGCATAACTGGAATCATAACTGGAAAGtcataaaatgcagattctttatTTCTGGGACTTACCTACTCCCAGGAGACAAAGGGCGACACAGCAGAGGAGCCTGGTGGCCATGGCAGAGGGCGCGGGAGCAGGCTTCACCCAGAGGAGGCTGCTGAGCAGACACAGAGGGGCGGGGTTCTCATGGCTCTCATCTCCACAAGGCGGAGGGAGAGGGGCCTGGCAGGGACACTGCTCTCTGTCACTGCTCAGAGGACCTCCTTCCAAAGGTGAATGTTCACCCTCCGCAGAAGATGGACTGGCATCGGTTCTGACTATTTGGGGATGGGTTGGTTCATTCAGAGATGCCAAGCACCTTCACCAGCTGTCGCCTCCCACAGCCCTGGGGCTCGTATCCCTCTGCCTTCTCTGACGGGTCACACATCACCTGTCTGTGGGATGTTTCCCCCTGAACGTGCCATCAGCACCCCAAATTCTGGACATCAGTGAACTACTTGTTACATCTCAAGACCCTCAACCGTCCTCTCGCTGGCTACATGAAATCAAAATAATTGCTTTGGAGGTCGGGCTTCGCCCCAGTTTCCTCCAGGAAGACTTTAGACTTGGCCACCATGCTCTTCTC
The window above is part of the Hippopotamus amphibius kiboko isolate mHipAmp2 chromosome 4, mHipAmp2.hap2, whole genome shotgun sequence genome. Proteins encoded here:
- the LOC130851809 gene encoding uncharacterized protein LOC130851809; translation: MATRLLCCVALCLLGVESKDPGVIQTPRHAVTKMGQAVTLSCEPMSGHAALYWYRQTSVRGLEFLISFSYEAPVDQSGMPKARFSATMPNASFCTLKIQPTEPGDSATYLCASSKDTALQSHMGAMVIQKPRYLVTRVGKPVTLSCSQNLNHDVMYWYQQKLSQAPKLLLYYYDKELNNEKDTSDNFHSSRPTTSFCSLDIRSAGLGDSAVYLCASSRDTELKPYLPSVHKPLFPRSKSLL